A genome region from Streptomyces xanthophaeus includes the following:
- a CDS encoding ferritin-like fold-containing protein yields MSTVENASPADDSAPTEAVGIASQDWAAASASPQYRAAVVDLLGALAYGELAAFERLAEDAKLAPTLDDKAELAAMASAEFHHFERLRDRLAAIEVEPTAAMEPFAKGVDDFHRQTAPSDWLEGLVKAYVGDSIASDFYREVASHLDTDTRALVLGVLDDTGHGNFAVEKVRAAIEADPRCGGRLALWARRLMGEALSQAQRVVAERDALSTMLVGGVDGMAAGFDLAAVGEMFTRITKAHTKRMAALGLAA; encoded by the coding sequence ATGTCGACCGTAGAAAACGCCTCGCCCGCCGACGACAGCGCCCCCACCGAAGCCGTGGGTATCGCCTCCCAGGACTGGGCCGCCGCCTCTGCCTCGCCGCAGTACCGGGCCGCCGTCGTGGACCTGCTCGGCGCGCTCGCCTACGGAGAGCTCGCGGCCTTCGAGCGCCTGGCGGAGGACGCGAAGCTCGCGCCCACCCTGGACGACAAGGCCGAGCTCGCCGCGATGGCCTCCGCCGAGTTCCACCACTTCGAGCGGTTGCGGGACCGGCTCGCGGCGATCGAGGTCGAGCCCACCGCCGCCATGGAGCCCTTCGCGAAGGGCGTCGACGACTTCCACCGCCAGACCGCGCCGTCGGACTGGCTGGAGGGCCTGGTCAAGGCCTACGTCGGCGACTCCATCGCCAGTGACTTCTACCGTGAGGTCGCCTCCCACCTGGACACCGACACCCGCGCCCTCGTGCTCGGCGTGCTCGACGACACCGGCCACGGCAACTTCGCCGTCGAGAAGGTCCGCGCGGCGATCGAGGCGGACCCGCGCTGCGGCGGCCGGCTCGCGCTGTGGGCCCGCCGGCTGATGGGCGAGGCCCTCTCGCAGGCCCAGCGCGTGGTCGCCGAGCGCGACGCGCTCTCGACCATGCTGGTCGGCGGCGTCGACGGAATGGCGGCCGGCTTCGACCTGGCGGCCGTCGGCGAGATGTTCACCCGCATCACCAAGGCGCACACCAAGCGGATGGCGGCCCTCGGCCTCGCCGCCTGA
- a CDS encoding ABC transporter permease: MSVALKQPAPQPPPPAPGVLAPGAGTARQVWRRLRRRPAALAATAVIALLVLLALAAPLVAQLTGQDPNAYHDDLVDSARGGVPLGSFGGISADHWLGVEPGTGRDLLTRLLYGARISLLVALGAVVVQTLVGVGVGLAAALGGRFAGQLIGRFTDVMIALPMLVIGIALTAVVPPDFPRPLLLILLIGLLDWGGTARMVRAQALALRGLDFVDAARLSGRGTLGIARRELLPSLAAPVITFAAIKVPTAIVAEASLSFLGVGVKPPTPSWGQMLSSAQTWFRADPAYVLLPAGLLFVTVLASTVLGDAVRTALDPREGSRLRVGTRKERTA; the protein is encoded by the coding sequence GTGAGCGTCGCCCTGAAGCAGCCGGCGCCGCAGCCGCCGCCGCCCGCGCCCGGGGTCCTCGCCCCGGGCGCGGGCACCGCGCGCCAGGTCTGGCGGCGCCTGCGCCGCCGGCCCGCGGCCCTCGCGGCCACCGCAGTCATCGCCCTGCTCGTCCTCCTCGCCCTCGCCGCACCGCTGGTCGCCCAGCTCACCGGCCAGGACCCGAACGCGTACCACGACGACCTCGTGGACTCCGCGCGCGGCGGGGTACCGCTCGGCTCCTTCGGCGGGATCTCCGCCGACCACTGGCTCGGCGTCGAGCCGGGCACCGGCCGCGACCTGCTCACCCGGCTGCTGTACGGGGCGCGGATCTCCCTGCTCGTCGCCCTCGGCGCCGTCGTCGTGCAAACGCTCGTCGGCGTCGGCGTCGGACTCGCCGCCGCGCTCGGCGGCCGGTTCGCGGGCCAGCTCATCGGCCGGTTCACCGACGTGATGATCGCGCTGCCGATGCTCGTGATCGGCATCGCCCTCACCGCCGTCGTCCCGCCCGACTTCCCCCGGCCGCTGCTGCTCATCCTCCTCATCGGACTGCTCGACTGGGGAGGCACCGCCCGGATGGTGCGCGCCCAGGCCCTCGCCCTGCGCGGACTGGACTTCGTCGACGCCGCCCGCCTCTCGGGCAGGGGCACGCTCGGCATCGCCCGCCGCGAACTGCTGCCCTCGCTGGCCGCGCCCGTCATCACCTTCGCCGCGATCAAGGTGCCCACCGCCATCGTGGCCGAGGCCTCGCTGTCCTTCCTCGGCGTCGGCGTGAAGCCGCCCACGCCCTCCTGGGGACAGATGCTCTCCAGCGCGCAGACCTGGTTCCGCGCCGACCCGGCCTACGTCCTGCTCCCCGCCGGGCTGCTCTTCGTCACCGTGCTCGCCTCCACCGTGCTGGGCGACGCCGTCCGCACGGCCCTCGACCCGCGCGAAGGCTCCCGCCTGCGGGTCGGCACCAGAAAGGAGCGCACCGCGTGA
- a CDS encoding Ms4533A family Cys-rich leader peptide: MSHHHTMTASAAIELALLGVTAHSVADIFCR; the protein is encoded by the coding sequence ATGTCGCACCACCACACCATGACCGCGAGCGCCGCCATAGAGCTGGCGCTGCTTGGTGTGACCGCGCACAGCGTGGCCGACATCTTCTGTCGCTGA
- a CDS encoding ABC transporter substrate-binding protein: MSSAGTDRHLIARRVAAVTVSLVLAGGAVACGPEDGADKAGPGDRPGAAGAPRNGGTLTVLNSEPQSDFDPARLYTSGGGNVPSLVFRTLTTRNREDGAAGAKVVPDLATDTGKPNADATEWTYTLKDGLKYEDGTPITTADIKYGIERSFAAELSGGAPYLRDWLVGGETYEGPYKDGGKGLDSIVVPDPKTIVFKLRKPEGEFPFVATQTQFAPVPKAKDTGVKYEEHPVSSGPYKVVKNDNDGEHLTLERNEHWDEKTDEERKAYPDKIDVRSGLDAAVINQRLTTSSGPDAAAVTTDTNLGPAELAQIGDNKELAGRVGTGHFGYINYLAFNPKVAPFDNPKVRQAISHAINRTSVINAAGGSALAEPATTFLPEREAFGFTPYDHFPAGKTGDSAKAKQLLAEAGFPDGLTVTLTHSTAQNRQTSPEVATAVQQALAAAGITVKLEGLENNAFNEKRWDAKNTPGFFLSRWGADWPSGAPFLAPIFDGRQIVTNGSNYNHAQLNDPALNAEIDEIAKLTDLAAAGKRWGALDKKIGEQALDVPLFHPVYKRLVGKDIKNVVISDWTGVLDISQVSVK, from the coding sequence ATGTCTTCCGCCGGAACCGACCGTCATCTCATAGCGCGCCGTGTGGCCGCCGTCACCGTCAGCCTCGTCCTGGCCGGGGGCGCCGTGGCCTGCGGCCCCGAGGACGGTGCGGACAAGGCCGGTCCGGGCGACAGGCCGGGCGCCGCGGGCGCGCCGCGCAACGGCGGCACCCTGACCGTCCTCAACTCCGAGCCCCAGAGCGACTTCGACCCGGCCCGGCTCTACACCTCGGGCGGCGGAAACGTTCCCTCGCTGGTCTTCCGCACGCTGACCACCCGCAACCGCGAGGACGGCGCCGCCGGCGCCAAGGTCGTGCCCGACCTGGCCACCGACACCGGAAAGCCCAACGCCGACGCCACCGAGTGGACGTACACGCTCAAGGACGGACTCAAGTACGAGGACGGCACCCCGATCACCACCGCCGACATCAAGTACGGCATCGAGCGGTCCTTCGCCGCCGAGCTGTCGGGCGGCGCCCCGTACCTGCGGGACTGGCTGGTCGGCGGGGAGACCTACGAGGGCCCGTACAAGGACGGCGGCAAGGGCCTCGACTCGATCGTCGTGCCCGACCCGAAGACGATCGTCTTCAAACTCCGCAAGCCCGAGGGTGAGTTCCCCTTCGTCGCCACCCAGACGCAGTTCGCACCCGTCCCCAAGGCCAAGGACACCGGGGTCAAGTACGAGGAGCACCCGGTCTCCTCCGGCCCGTACAAGGTGGTCAAGAACGACAACGACGGCGAGCACCTCACCCTGGAGCGCAACGAGCACTGGGACGAGAAGACCGACGAGGAGCGCAAGGCCTACCCGGACAAGATCGACGTCCGCTCCGGTCTCGACGCCGCCGTCATCAACCAGCGCCTGACCACCAGCTCCGGCCCCGACGCCGCCGCCGTCACCACCGACACCAACCTGGGACCCGCCGAGCTCGCCCAGATCGGTGACAACAAGGAGCTGGCCGGACGCGTCGGCACCGGCCACTTCGGCTACATCAACTACCTGGCCTTCAACCCGAAGGTGGCCCCCTTCGACAACCCGAAGGTGCGCCAGGCCATCTCCCACGCGATCAACCGCACCAGCGTGATCAACGCCGCCGGCGGATCCGCGCTGGCCGAACCGGCCACCACCTTCCTGCCCGAGCGCGAGGCCTTCGGCTTCACCCCGTACGACCACTTCCCGGCGGGCAAGACCGGCGACTCGGCCAAGGCCAAGCAGCTGCTGGCGGAGGCGGGCTTCCCCGACGGCCTCACCGTCACCCTGACCCACTCCACCGCGCAGAACCGCCAGACCAGCCCCGAGGTCGCCACCGCCGTGCAGCAGGCCCTCGCCGCCGCCGGGATCACCGTCAAGCTGGAAGGCCTGGAGAACAACGCCTTCAACGAGAAGCGCTGGGACGCCAAGAACACCCCCGGCTTCTTCCTCTCCCGCTGGGGCGCCGACTGGCCCTCCGGCGCCCCCTTCCTCGCGCCGATCTTCGACGGCCGGCAGATCGTGACCAACGGCTCCAACTACAACCACGCCCAGCTGAACGACCCGGCCCTGAACGCCGAGATCGACGAGATCGCCAAGCTGACCGACCTCGCGGCGGCCGGCAAGCGCTGGGGCGCACTCGACAAGAAGATCGGCGAGCAGGCCCTGGACGTGCCGCTCTTCCACCCGGTCTACAAGCGGCTCGTCGGCAAGGACATCAAGAACGTCGTGATCAGCGACTGGACCGGCGTCCTCGACATCTCGCAGGTCTCCGTCAAGTGA
- a CDS encoding TetR/AcrR family transcriptional regulator: protein MTAIEQTEAARPRGTRLPRRARRNQLLGAAQEVFVAQGYHAAAMDDIAERAGVSKPVLYQHFPGKLDLYLALLDQHCEALLLAVRTALASTTDNKLRVAATMDAYFAYVEEEGGAFRLVFESDLTNEPAVRERVDRVSLQCAEAISDVIAEDTGLSKDESMLLAVGLGGVSQVVARYWLSSESPVARETAVGLLTSLAWRGIAGFPLHGTES from the coding sequence GTGACAGCCATCGAGCAGACCGAGGCAGCGCGTCCGCGGGGCACGCGACTGCCGCGCCGAGCCCGGCGCAACCAGCTCCTGGGCGCGGCCCAGGAGGTTTTCGTCGCGCAGGGGTATCACGCGGCGGCCATGGACGACATCGCCGAGCGGGCCGGCGTGAGCAAGCCGGTGCTGTACCAGCACTTCCCCGGCAAGCTCGACCTGTACCTGGCCCTGCTGGACCAGCACTGCGAGGCCCTGCTGCTGGCCGTGCGTACCGCACTCGCGTCGACGACGGACAACAAGCTGCGCGTGGCGGCCACGATGGACGCCTACTTCGCGTACGTGGAGGAGGAGGGCGGCGCCTTCCGGCTGGTCTTCGAGTCCGACCTGACGAACGAGCCGGCGGTGCGCGAGCGCGTGGACCGCGTCTCGCTGCAGTGCGCCGAGGCCATCTCCGACGTCATCGCCGAGGACACCGGCCTGTCGAAGGACGAGTCGATGCTGCTGGCCGTGGGCCTGGGCGGGGTCTCCCAGGTCGTGGCCCGCTACTGGCTCTCCAGCGAGAGCCCGGTCGCGCGCGAGACGGCGGTCGGCCTGCTCACCTCGCTCGCCTGGCGCGGTATCGCCGGATTCCCGCTGCACGGCACGGAGTCCTGA
- a CDS encoding DUF3152 domain-containing protein, which produces MGRHSRKGPAPAPAQAAAPAPVRPQPEPLPYEEPPAASWPEPTVTHQGYVSQDRSFDDARTGGHPQQYESGGAWGARPDSVYGDWHGVRRPYDDAAAPAPTALLDSDTPAFGTPAVGFPQVTLAPPAAFDFGPDAGPAPDPVTSTGSHRLVPGPRKPVDPAGPAGPADPVDPVDPALEPPGSGRGLKARTYTGLAAVAVTTVLAVVVAGQVTSDGDGAKTGAAAASDGSRTDAAASRSDGRATPPTAAAPAAPSAAAPAPELTYEQKMAQQLPIDPKLTGPGTFDTVPGVAKAPGKGKLVRYRVDVEQGLGMDPQLFAEAVHRTLNDNRSWAHNGEKTFERVPGGEADFVITLASPGTTGVWCEKSDLDITVDNVSCDSARTERVMINAFRWAQGSATYGPDQMFIYRQMLINHEVGHRLGRDHVNCRTPGALAPIMQQQTKSLNINGIECKPNPWVFPGG; this is translated from the coding sequence GTGGGACGACATAGCCGCAAGGGTCCTGCCCCGGCTCCGGCTCAGGCCGCCGCTCCGGCACCCGTCCGGCCGCAGCCGGAGCCGCTGCCGTACGAGGAACCGCCCGCCGCGTCCTGGCCCGAACCGACCGTCACCCACCAGGGGTACGTGTCCCAGGACCGGTCCTTCGACGACGCGCGGACCGGGGGCCACCCCCAGCAGTACGAGTCCGGCGGCGCCTGGGGGGCCCGCCCCGACTCCGTGTACGGGGACTGGCACGGGGTGCGGCGGCCGTACGACGACGCCGCCGCGCCGGCGCCCACCGCCCTGCTGGACTCCGACACCCCGGCCTTCGGCACGCCCGCGGTGGGCTTCCCGCAGGTCACCCTGGCGCCTCCGGCCGCGTTCGACTTCGGTCCCGACGCCGGTCCCGCCCCCGACCCGGTCACCTCCACCGGCTCGCACCGCCTGGTGCCCGGGCCGCGCAAGCCGGTCGACCCGGCCGGTCCCGCCGGTCCCGCCGATCCGGTCGATCCGGTGGATCCCGCCCTGGAGCCGCCCGGCTCCGGCCGCGGCCTGAAGGCCCGTACGTACACCGGCCTGGCCGCCGTGGCCGTCACCACCGTCCTCGCCGTCGTCGTCGCCGGCCAGGTGACCTCCGACGGGGACGGCGCCAAGACGGGCGCGGCGGCCGCCTCCGACGGCAGCCGGACCGACGCGGCCGCCTCCCGCTCGGACGGCCGCGCGACTCCTCCGACGGCGGCAGCGCCCGCGGCGCCTTCCGCCGCCGCGCCCGCGCCGGAGCTGACCTACGAACAGAAGATGGCCCAGCAGCTGCCGATCGACCCGAAACTCACCGGCCCCGGGACCTTCGACACCGTGCCCGGTGTGGCCAAGGCCCCCGGCAAGGGCAAGCTCGTGCGCTACCGGGTCGACGTCGAGCAGGGCCTCGGAATGGACCCGCAGCTCTTCGCCGAGGCCGTCCACCGCACGCTCAACGACAACCGCAGCTGGGCCCACAACGGTGAGAAGACCTTCGAGCGGGTACCGGGCGGCGAGGCGGACTTCGTGATCACCCTGGCCAGTCCCGGGACCACCGGGGTCTGGTGCGAGAAGTCCGACCTGGACATCACCGTCGACAACGTCTCCTGCGACTCCGCGCGCACCGAGCGGGTGATGATCAACGCGTTCCGCTGGGCGCAGGGCTCCGCGACGTACGGACCGGACCAGATGTTCATCTACCGGCAGATGCTCATCAACCACGAGGTCGGACACCGGCTCGGACGCGACCACGTGAACTGCCGCACACCCGGCGCACTCGCGCCGATCATGCAGCAGCAGACCAAGTCCCTCAACATCAACGGCATCGAGTGCAAGCCCAACCCCTGGGTGTTCCCCGGAGGTTGA
- a CDS encoding alpha/beta fold hydrolase, with protein sequence MSSTELPGLRSTAELSSQTGAARVAEGEQLRTAVLPGLELAVRVRPPLRTGLPPALFVHGLGGSSQNWSELMAQLADTVDGEALDLPGFGWSPPPADRDYSVTAFARVVIRHLDAAGRGPVHLVGNSLGGAVSTRVAAVRPDLVRTLTLVSPALPELRVQKSAVPTALLAVPGMAALFNRLTQGLGAEQRTRGVTELCYGDPSRVTPEGFRHAVEEMERRMALPYFWEAMTRSSRGIVDAYTLGGQHGLWRQAQRVLAPSLLVYGGRDQLVSYRMAHKAAAAFRGSRLLCMPEAGHVAMMEYPEAVAAAFRELLSDTGTGGDDRYTEDGRG encoded by the coding sequence ATGTCTTCGACCGAGCTGCCGGGCCTACGGTCCACCGCCGAGCTGTCCTCCCAGACGGGAGCCGCCCGGGTGGCCGAAGGGGAGCAGCTGCGCACCGCCGTGCTGCCCGGCCTGGAACTGGCCGTCCGGGTCCGCCCGCCCCTGCGCACCGGGCTGCCACCCGCCCTGTTCGTGCACGGACTCGGCGGCTCCTCGCAGAACTGGTCGGAGCTGATGGCGCAGCTGGCCGACACCGTCGACGGCGAGGCCCTCGACCTGCCGGGCTTCGGCTGGTCCCCACCACCCGCCGACCGGGACTACTCCGTCACCGCCTTCGCCCGTGTCGTCATCCGGCACCTCGACGCCGCCGGGCGCGGCCCGGTCCACCTGGTCGGGAACTCCCTCGGCGGAGCCGTCTCCACCCGCGTCGCGGCCGTCCGGCCCGACCTGGTGCGCACCCTGACCCTGGTCTCGCCCGCCCTGCCCGAGCTGCGGGTGCAGAAGTCGGCCGTGCCGACCGCGCTGCTCGCCGTGCCCGGGATGGCCGCGCTCTTCAACCGGCTGACGCAGGGGCTCGGCGCCGAGCAGCGCACCCGCGGGGTGACGGAGCTCTGTTACGGAGACCCCTCCCGGGTGACACCCGAGGGATTCCGCCACGCCGTGGAGGAGATGGAGCGGCGGATGGCCCTGCCGTACTTCTGGGAGGCGATGACGCGCTCCTCGCGCGGCATCGTCGACGCCTACACCCTCGGCGGCCAGCACGGACTGTGGCGGCAGGCGCAGCGGGTTCTCGCGCCCTCGCTGCTGGTCTACGGTGGCCGGGACCAACTGGTCTCGTACCGTATGGCGCACAAGGCGGCCGCGGCCTTCCGCGGTTCGCGGCTGCTGTGCATGCCCGAGGCAGGACACGTGGCGATGATGGAGTACCCCGAGGCGGTGGCCGCCGCGTTCCGGGAGCTGCTGAGCGACACCGGAACGGGCGGGGACGACCGGTACACCGAAGACGGCAGAGGCTGA
- a CDS encoding ABC transporter permease has translation MTRFVLKRTGGALLVLFTLSVVVYALFYLAPGDPARLACGERCNPAQIAQVREQLGLNESALTQYLHFLQGLLAGRDYSGGAGLVLHCDAPCLGFSYQNDQQVTGLILDRLPATLSLALGALVIWLVVGVGTGLLSALRRGGITERALTVLTLAGTGTPVFILGLLLLMTVCAYLQWLPFPTYVPLTEDPEQWAWNLLLPWVTLGFFESAKYARLTRSSTLETLAEDHIRTFRAYGVGERAVVTRHAVRGAVAPVIALSAVDFGTMIGGAVLTESLFGIPGLGKTLIDGVRVVDLPVVVGVVLAIGTAVVLAGAIADLLYAAADRRVTLA, from the coding sequence GTGACCCGCTTCGTGCTCAAACGGACCGGCGGCGCACTGCTCGTGCTGTTCACCCTGTCCGTCGTCGTCTACGCCCTCTTCTACCTCGCCCCCGGCGACCCGGCCCGCCTCGCCTGCGGAGAACGCTGCAACCCGGCGCAGATCGCCCAGGTCCGCGAACAGCTCGGGCTGAACGAATCCGCCCTCACCCAGTACCTGCACTTCCTCCAGGGTCTGCTGGCCGGCCGGGACTACTCCGGCGGCGCCGGACTGGTCCTGCACTGCGACGCACCCTGCCTGGGATTCTCGTACCAGAACGACCAGCAGGTCACCGGCCTGATCCTGGACCGGCTGCCCGCCACCCTGTCGCTGGCGCTGGGCGCGCTGGTGATCTGGCTGGTGGTCGGCGTCGGCACCGGACTGCTGTCCGCGCTGCGCCGCGGCGGGATCACCGAGCGGGCCCTGACCGTCCTGACCCTCGCCGGGACCGGCACCCCCGTCTTCATCCTGGGGCTGCTGCTGCTCATGACCGTCTGCGCCTACCTCCAGTGGCTGCCGTTCCCGACGTACGTGCCGCTGACCGAGGACCCCGAGCAGTGGGCCTGGAACCTGCTCCTGCCATGGGTGACCCTCGGATTCTTCGAGAGCGCCAAGTACGCCCGCCTCACGCGCAGTTCGACCCTGGAGACACTCGCCGAGGACCACATCCGGACCTTCCGCGCCTACGGGGTGGGGGAGCGGGCCGTGGTCACGCGGCACGCGGTGCGCGGCGCCGTGGCCCCCGTGATCGCGCTCAGCGCCGTGGACTTCGGCACGATGATCGGCGGCGCGGTGCTCACGGAATCGCTGTTCGGCATCCCCGGCCTCGGCAAGACCCTCATCGACGGCGTACGGGTCGTGGACCTGCCCGTCGTCGTCGGCGTCGTCCTCGCGATCGGCACGGCCGTGGTCCTCGCAGGCGCGATCGCCGACCTGCTGTACGCCGCCGCGGACCGAAGGGTGACCCTCGCATGA
- a CDS encoding dipeptide ABC transporter ATP-binding protein: MTHSLVEVTDLVVDFPVGGAGEYVRAVDGISFTLEAGHALGVVGESGSGKSTVAAALLGLHRGTGARLGGTVRVGGTDVAAASAAELRRLRGGTAAMVFQDPLSSLDPYYAIGDQIAEVHRIHADVSRRAARARAVEVLDRVGIPDAARRSRARPHEFSGGMRQRALIAMALACEPQLLIADEPTTALDVTVQAQILDLLHGLREERGLGLLLVTHDVGVAAESVDEVLVMRDGSAVERGPAASVLAAPAEPYTKALLAAVPRLDGPRASRTLPGPAPRTPAGPGSAAAEPVVEVFGLRKEFGRGKRRVAAVAGVSLAVHAGETLGIVGESGSGKSTLGRMLVGLLEPGSGQVRRDGAEVTGIASGVQMVFQDPVSSLNPRRSVGESIADPLRAAGERDEAAVRARVEELLLRVGLEAGHYDRYPHEFSGGQRQRVGIARALAPRPRLIVCDEPVSALDVTTQAQVTALLAELQRELGIALVFIAHDLAVVRQVSDRVAVMRAGEIVEEGPVDQVYDRPTHPYTRQLLAAVPALDPALAAGRRRTRQEVFA, encoded by the coding sequence ATGACGCACTCACTGGTGGAGGTCACCGACCTCGTCGTCGACTTCCCGGTCGGCGGGGCGGGGGAGTACGTACGCGCCGTGGACGGGATCTCCTTCACCCTGGAGGCGGGCCACGCCCTCGGCGTCGTGGGCGAGTCCGGCAGCGGGAAGTCCACGGTGGCCGCGGCGCTGCTGGGACTGCACCGCGGTACGGGTGCCCGGCTGGGCGGCACCGTCCGGGTCGGCGGCACGGACGTGGCCGCGGCATCGGCGGCCGAACTGCGCCGGCTGCGCGGCGGGACCGCCGCCATGGTCTTCCAGGACCCGCTGAGCTCCCTGGACCCGTACTACGCCATCGGCGACCAGATCGCCGAGGTCCACCGCATCCACGCGGACGTCTCCCGGCGGGCCGCCCGGGCCCGCGCCGTCGAGGTGCTCGACCGGGTGGGCATCCCGGACGCGGCACGCCGCTCCCGCGCGCGGCCGCACGAGTTCAGCGGCGGCATGCGGCAACGGGCCCTCATCGCGATGGCGTTGGCGTGCGAGCCGCAGCTGCTGATCGCGGATGAGCCGACCACCGCGCTGGACGTCACCGTGCAGGCCCAGATCCTCGACCTGCTGCACGGGCTGCGCGAGGAGCGCGGGCTCGGCCTGCTGCTGGTCACCCACGACGTGGGGGTGGCGGCGGAGAGCGTGGACGAGGTGCTGGTCATGCGGGACGGCTCCGCCGTCGAGCGGGGTCCGGCGGCTTCCGTGCTGGCCGCACCGGCGGAGCCGTACACCAAGGCCCTGCTGGCGGCCGTACCGAGGCTGGACGGGCCGCGGGCCTCCCGGACCCTGCCCGGACCCGCGCCTCGAACGCCGGCGGGGCCGGGTTCGGCCGCGGCCGAGCCCGTTGTCGAAGTGTTCGGGCTGCGGAAGGAGTTCGGGCGGGGGAAGCGGCGGGTCGCGGCCGTCGCCGGGGTGTCCCTCGCCGTGCACGCCGGGGAGACCCTGGGGATCGTCGGCGAGAGCGGCTCCGGCAAGAGCACGCTCGGGCGGATGCTGGTCGGACTGCTGGAGCCCGGCTCCGGGCAGGTGCGCCGGGACGGCGCCGAAGTCACCGGCATCGCGAGCGGTGTGCAGATGGTCTTCCAGGACCCGGTGTCCTCCCTCAACCCGCGCCGTTCCGTCGGCGAGTCCATCGCCGATCCGCTGCGCGCGGCCGGCGAGCGGGACGAGGCGGCCGTCCGGGCCCGGGTGGAGGAGCTGCTGCTGCGCGTCGGACTGGAGGCCGGGCACTACGACCGCTACCCGCACGAGTTCAGCGGAGGCCAGCGCCAGCGGGTGGGCATTGCGCGGGCGCTCGCTCCCCGGCCCCGGCTGATCGTCTGCGACGAGCCGGTCTCCGCCCTCGACGTGACCACCCAGGCCCAGGTCACCGCCCTGCTGGCGGAGCTCCAGCGGGAGCTGGGCATCGCGCTGGTCTTCATCGCGCACGACCTGGCGGTGGTCCGGCAGGTCAGCGACCGGGTGGCCGTCATGAGGGCCGGGGAGATCGTCGAGGAGGGACCGGTGGACCAGGTCTACGACCGCCCGACCCACCCCTACACCCGGCAGCTGCTGGCCGCCGTACCGGCGCTGGATCCCGCGCTGGCGGCCGGCCGCCGCAGGACGCGGCAGGAGGTCTTCGCGTAG
- a CDS encoding DUF3107 domain-containing protein, with protein MEVKIGVQHAPREIVLESDLSAEELESIVTAALSGTAPLLSLTDNKGRKVLVPSDRLSYVDLGEPSVRKVGFGAL; from the coding sequence GTGGAGGTCAAGATCGGCGTGCAGCACGCACCCCGGGAGATCGTGCTGGAGAGCGACCTGAGCGCCGAGGAGCTGGAGAGCATCGTCACCGCCGCTCTGTCCGGCACCGCGCCGCTGCTGAGCCTCACCGACAACAAGGGCCGCAAGGTCCTGGTGCCGTCCGACCGCCTGTCGTACGTCGACCTGGGTGAGCCGAGCGTGCGCAAGGTCGGTTTCGGCGCGCTCTGA